From Toxorhynchites rutilus septentrionalis strain SRP chromosome 2, ASM2978413v1, whole genome shotgun sequence, a single genomic window includes:
- the LOC129768073 gene encoding zinc finger CCCH domain-containing protein 13-like: MKKIRRWLLAFAVIIALMVRVDGLKATSLIFGRAPATSSTSSTSNTTAVTSTTTTTTTTTEETSEDEESGDQGEEVATKVPLTGIPQVDYRWDPNLPRELNGFNLSSYPFLDSVPAEEDIGFTCDPKLHDGFYASIKYNCQLYHHCIHGIRYDFLCANYTAFDQKTFICHFASEVDCKNSPKYWFRNEPLYKATTTTTQKPAPTTPTTPAPTTAASRLKPLRKPVRRRRPQVDYYYDDDEYEDDYYEERPRRRKNRPRNRRPIYDDDYEGDEQSERRPVERTRERERDRDRDVDDDYEYDDRRPYRSRTKTRNNDRRNGSDDRRYGLEDKRRDRDRRPVEDERRKPVDDDRRSVVVDDEPRDRRKRPANTDRRSPERRPSVDERRPLNEDRRSFSGDEKRKPSEDRIGSKRPYNDDRRADYDDEEDDYSPRRPEKRPKPQNDVVTVKPSGSTIYDRPRTAPRINRPVPLTEKNKFSYGYSEQKSKKTSTTPVPVNESEPEYYDEYEDEPKKSVDKRKSADRGNQNEDKRQSASSDVVYYDDMIVPKDSLPIKSIPGNVKKPEGVERVNSRDNSELANRYSQKNRGPQRAPKPDYTENSKRNTKPAYVEDASVERPRSRTQNSANQSIKRKQSSSTDSRKSAPVPSNYDYGTASQTAEVPLLRATKRPFLPSRGGNPYAARGLQPVGVAKQAQQQQQQQQQQQQQPTSAIAASEQPETFRINADSSSTSTTRPSDDRVKTLDQLYDEEFDVTLNDALNPTLKPLTRSVPQTFFRNRYVHQSSDSEFVPFEPSYAPSEFRRSAVRAPSAVLYQQPSLYIPRGHPVQRYEYEYEY, translated from the exons TCTGGCGATCAAGGGGAAGAAGTGGCAACAAAAGTGCCATTGACCGGTATTCCTCAAGTGGATTACCGATGGGACCCAAATCTGCCACGAGAATTGAATGG ATTCAATCTATCCAGCTACCCATTCCTGGATTCGGTTCCAGCGGAGGAGGACATAGGCTTCACTTGTGATCCGAAGTTGCACGATGGATTCTACGCGTCCATCAAATACAACTGCCAG CTGTACCATCACTGTATCCATGGTATCCGATACGATTTTCTGTGCGCCAACTACACAGCGTTCGACCAGAAGACCTTCATCTGCCATTTTGCCTCGGAAGTTGACTGCAAGAACTCGCCCAAATATTGGTTCAG AAACGAGCCATTATACAAGGCTACCACCACGACGACACAGAAACCCGCGCCAACAACTCCGACAACACCCGCTCCAACGACTGCTGCCTCGCGGCTAAAGCCTCTCCGTAAACCCGTCCGCCGAAGGCGTCCCCAGGTGGACTACTATTACGATGACGACGAGTACGAGGATGATTACTATGAGGAGAGACCACGTCGCAGGAAGAATCGTCCGAGGAACCGACGTCCGATCTACGACGATGACTACGAGGGAGACGAGCAGTCTGAACGGCGGCCAGTTGAACGAACCCGGGAGAGGGAACGAGACCGTGATCGTGACGTTGACGATGATTACGAGTACGATGATCGTAGACCCTACAGATCACGAACCAAAACCCGAAACAACGATAGAAGAAATGGAAGTGATGATCGGCGGTATGGACTCGAGGACAAGCGGAGGGATCGTGACCGCAGACCAGTAGAGGATGAGCGACGCAAGCCAGTGGATGATGATCGTCGCAGCGTTGTCGTTGATGACGAACCCCGTGATCGAAGGAAAAGACCAGCGAATACAGACCGTAGATCTCCGGAACGTAGACCTAGTGTTGACGAGCGGCGTCCATTGAACGAAGATCGAAGATCCTTTTCTGGCGATGAAAAAAGAAAGCCATCGGAGGACAGAATTGGGAGCAAAAGACCATACAATGATGACCGGCGGGCAGATTATGACGACGAAGAGGACGACTATAGTCCACGGAGACCGGAAAAGCGGCCCAAACCGCAAAATGACGTGGTCACCGTGAAGCCTTCTGGTTCTACAATCTATGACCGACCACGGACTGCTCCACGAATCAATCGCCCGGTTCCCTTGACTGAGAAGAACAAATTTTCCTACGGATACTCAGAGCAGAAGAGCAAGAAAACCTCCACAACTCCCGTTCCAGTAAATGAATCCGAACCGGAATACTACGATGAGTACGAGGATGAGCCGAAAAAATCTGTTGACAAGCGAAAATCTGCGGACAGAGGCAATCAGAATGAGGATAAACGTCAAAGTGCGTCCTCTGATGTAGTGTATTACGATGATATGATCGTACCGAAAGACTCTCTACCTATAAAATCGATTCCGGGAAACGTGAAGAAGCCAGAAGGAGTTGAACGGGTTAACAGCCGAGACAACTCTGAACTGGCAAACCGTTACAGTCAGAAAAATAGAGGACCTCAGCGTGCACCCAAACCGGATTACACTGAAAATTCCAAGCGAAACACTAAGCCGGCATATGTCGAAGATGCATCCGTCGAGAGACCTAGATCAAGGACGCAAAATTCAGCCAATCAATCGATCAAAAGAAAACAATCATCATCGACAGATAGTAGAAAATCGGCACCAGTTCCAAGTAACTACGATTACGGTACAGCAAGCCAAACCGCCGAGGTCCCTCTTCTCCGCGCTACAAAGCGACCGTTTCTACCAAGCCGAGGAGGAAATCCGTACGCAGCAAGAGGACTCCAGCCAGTGGGGGTAGCAAAACAAGcccaacagcagcaacaacaacaacaacagcagcaacagcagccaaCTTCGGCCATAGCCGCCTCTGAACAACCCGAGACCTTCCGAATTAACGCAGACAGTAGCAGTACAAGCACCACTCGCCCAAGCGACGATCGTGTCAAGACTCTAGATCAGCTGTACGACGAAGAGTTCGATGTCACACTGAACGACGCCCTGAATCCAACCCTCAAACCGTTGACTCGAAGTGTACCGCAGACTTTCTTCCGCAACAGATACGTTCATCAAAGTTCTGACTCGGAGTTTGTCCCCTTCGAGCCCAGCTACGCTCCATCGGAGTTCCGACGATCGGCGGTAAGAGCCCCCTCAGCTGTCCTGTACCAGCAGCCATCGCTCTACATTCCCCGAGGACATCCGGTCCAGCGGTACGAATACGAGTACGAGTACTGA
- the LOC129769403 gene encoding translin, giving the protein MQNIVIKDIFDGFNDYLNKEQELREQIREVVREIDQAAKEATIALQIIHSSLTEVSSACVFARAQFEVCRKGYERLAELIPEGQYYRYNDHWHFLSQRIVFLVALTIYLEKGFLVSRSTAAEILGMKTKQADGFHLDIEDYLMGILQLASELSRYATNSVTLGDYDRPLAISKFVSDLNSGFRLLNLKNDGLRKRFDALKYDVKKIEEIVYDISIRGLRAEGTNSTPPQ; this is encoded by the exons ATGCAGAATATTGTTATCAAAGATATCTTTGACGGTTTTAATGATTATCTCAACAAAGAACAAGAACTTCGCGAG CAAATTCGCGAAGTTGTTCGCGAAATAGATCAGGCGGCGAAGGAAGCCACCATCGCTCTGCAGATCATTCACAGCAGCCTGACGGAAGTTTCCAGCGCTTGTGTATTTGCGCGGGCCCAGTTTGAAGTTTGTCGTAAAGGCTACGAGCGTTTGGCCGAGTTGATTCCCGAAGGACAGTATTATCGTTACAATGATCATTGGCACTTTTTGAGTCAGAGAATTGTGTTTCTCGTGGCGTTGACCATCTATCTGGAGAAGGGATTCCTCGTCAGTCGGAGTACTGCGGCGGAAATCCTGGGCA tgaAAACCAAACAAGCGGACGGATTCCATTTGGACATTGAAGACTATCTTATGGGAATACTACAGTTGGCATCTGAGTTG AGCCGCTATGCTACAAATTCGGTAACATTGGGAGATTATGATCGTCCTCTAGCCATTTCAAAGTTCGTTAGCGATTTGAACTCAGGATTCCGGCTTCTAAATTTGAAGAATGATGGGCTGAGGAAACGATTCGATGCGTTGAAATATGACGTCAAAAAGATAGAGGAAATTGTCTACGATATCAGCATTCGTGGGTTGAGAGCAGAGGGTACGAATTCCACGCCTCCACAATAA